From a single Vespa crabro chromosome 22, iyVesCrab1.2, whole genome shotgun sequence genomic region:
- the LOC124431872 gene encoding pickpocket protein 28-like produces MEKLMSPGRRKNHQDSRWKRTRDYMSIRRVEKSRYLDNLKILDESLMGKKYEDPSDSLKIGNKRKKRDNNSHNTLPIENYPTNDKTTLNYLRDHSPYLPYTINTVHLQNPYKTPQRLEGYALRDANFKGMYRSRESTLRSRYNRNGLTTTDTITSKNYEQNEEKHERSMKNVQTCLKTTEINTIVKQYCLNSTLHGLRYVGDSKLSIVERIFWIISFTTAVLTATYYIWFLYQKWVTSPIIISLSPEPISLNEFPFPAVTICNMNNVKKSEANRIENGENIREKLLLEDFCNSENVSVAYDLEQEAVEWNAMRHFMINVSQSCNDMLYLCKWHGNQTECDKIFNPTMTDEGICCNFNSVNRKHLFHDPRDWPDMNITFAFTGIDWNPEIGYDKQVPSDAIPWRPYGAGLFYGLTLVLDVDINEYYCSSTASAGFKMLLHSPVETPKIADFGFAVAPGKEVRVIVSPRISTASKSIISIPQRKRKCFFTSERKLRYYRTYTQRNCILECEANFTQKMCHCVQYYMPKSSNTTICGKKDDQCATTARRAMEIKLYDDNQLNITEIPSCNCWPGCFELSYNLEISDSKLLSNFDIQEQYIKKSRKYFTENMAVVHIFFVESQFTKSMKNELFGFTEFLSSTGGLLGLFMGFSFLSVMEILYFITLRLWCRLTEHKNVPSRTIVQVHPLDHNHGIIYPFAQ; encoded by the exons ATGGAGAAATTAATGTCCCCGGGGAGACGAAAGAATCATCAAGACTCCCGGTGGAAACGAACCCGAGATTATATGTCAATACGAAGAGTAGAGAAATCGAGGTATCTCGATAATTTGAAGATCCTCGATGAATCTTTAATGGGTAAGAAATATGAAGATCCTTCCGATTCGTTGAAAATCGGTAATAAACGCAAGAAACGTGATAATAATTCGCATAATACATTACCGATCGAAAATTACCCAACTAACGATAAGACAACGTTGAATTATCTAAGGGATCATAGTCCTTATCTTCCGTACACTATTAATACGGTTCATCTACAAAATCCATATAAAACTCCTCAACGTCTCGAAGGATACGCTTTGCGTGACGCCAATTTTAAG ggaaTGTATCGATCGAGGGAATCCACATTAAGATCAAGATATAATCGGAACGGTTTAACAACGACGGATACGATTACTTCAAAAAATTACGagcaaaatgaagaaaaacatGAGAGAAG CATGAAAAATGTACAAACATGTTTAAAGACTACAGAGATCAATACCATTGTGAAACAGTATTGCTTGAATAGCACTCTTCATGGTTTACGTTATGTCGGAGATTCAAAATTATCAATCGTAGAAAG AATTTTTtggataatttcttttacaacCGCGGTACTAACTGCCACATATTATATTTGGTTCTTATATCAAAAGTGGGTCACATCTCCCATTATAATTTCCTTAAGTCCTGAACCAATTTCTCTCAACGAATTTCCATTTCCCGCCGTTACCATTTGCAATATGAACAACGTAAAAAAAAGCGAAGCAAATCGTATAGAGAATGG AGAAAATATACGTGAGAAATTATTGTTGGAGGATTTTTGCAATAGCGAAAATGTCTCGGTTGCTTATGATTTAGAACAAGAAGCAGTGGAATGGAATGCCATGCGACATTTTATGATAAAT GTATCACAATCATGTAACGACATGTTGTACTTATGTAAATGGCATGGCAATCAAACAGAATGtgacaaaatatttaatcctACGATGACCGATGAGGGTATTTGTTGTAACTTTAATTCGGTAAATCGTAAACATTTGTTTCACGATCC acGAGATTGGCCTGATATGAACATTACTTTTGCATTCACTGGTATCGATTGGAATCCTGAAATTGGATATGATAAACAAGTTCCATCAGATGCCATACCATGGAGACCATATGGCGCTGGCCTTTTTTATGGCTTAACTTTAGTCCTTGACGTTGacattaatgaatattattgttcttcgaCAGCTAGTGCAGGCTTTAAa atgCTACTACACAGCCCCGTAGAAACACCAAAAATTGCAGATTTTGGATTTGCTGTAGCTCCTGGTAAAGAAGTCAGAGTTATTGTATCACCTCGAATATCGACAGCAAGCAaatctataatatctatacctcaaaggaagagaaaatgttTCTTCACATCAGAGAGAAAGTTGCGTTATTACAGAACTTACACGCAAAGAAACTGTATCCTGGAATGCGAGGCGAATTTCACACAAAAAATGTGTCATTGCGTCCAATATTATATGCCAA AATCATCAAACACTACTATTTGCGGAAAGAAAGATGATCAATGTGCTACTACAGCACGAAGAGCAATGGAAATTAAGCTCTATGATGATAATCAATTGAATATTACTGAAAT ACCAAGCTGTAATTGTTGGCCAGGATGTTTTGAACTAAGTTATAATTTAGAGATATCAGATAGCAAATTGTTGAGTAATTTTGACATTCAAGAACAGTACATTAAGAAAAGccgaaaatattttac TGAAAATATGGCAGtggtacatattttttttgtggAGTCTCAATTTACTAAATCTATGAAGAATGAACTTTTTGGATTTACAGAATTCCTCT CAAGTACTGGAGGTCTGCTTGGTCTTTTCATGGGATTCAGTTTTCTTTCCGTtatggaaatattatatttcataacaTTACGATTATGGTGTCGTTTAACTGAACATAAAAATGTTCCATCACGTACTATAGTTCAAGTACATCCTTTGGATCATAATCATGGTATAATATATCCGTTTGCACAATGA
- the LOC124431870 gene encoding zinc finger protein 665-like isoform X3: MFTQTEQTNSFTQTEQSNSSYGDQRQQAAMFDPQQIQQQQAAQGQQSQQQQSQQMYVTDKKEDKSQQQSATAEFPFYYNVNMLQKVQTNAVSTIGAITTDDKGCYRFDVQPVGYNTLLNQMSIAAATNATFKCDICGLVFGHMSLLNHHKRIHNTTPSNLQQQPQQVVVQTPTTVTVATTPERPYTCDVCGACFALPGELKSHKTNMHQKPKVQICEDCGSEDPCEHHPTKIKKTIKPGHHPVKRRGVTSVTKCHKCNGTGIIFIAAYLKNHGRVHTGEKPFKCSVCGMQFSQSPHLKNHERIHSGERPYQCEVCEKTFARHSTLWNHRRIHTGEKPYRCNICGSAFNQATHLKNHAKVHTGEKPHRCDICEIGFSDRFALKRHRAIHEKYGQTARNQNTNNPSNAQQTNASSQQQQQQQQPQQGQQGQQVVVVNATTPVTVSQGQGQAVMLEEVYKCQVAFPEPK, from the exons ATGTTCACACAAACTGAACAAACCAACAGTTTCACTCAAACGGAGCAAAGTAATTCAAGTTACGGAGATCAAAGACAG cAAGCAGCAATGTTTGACCCACAACAAATTCAACAGCAGCAAGCTGCACAGGGCCAACAATCGCAGCAACAGCAATCTCAACAGATGTATGTTActgataaaaaggaagataaatcACAACAACAATCTGCAACAGCagaatttcctttttattataatgtcaACATGCTTCAAAAAGTTCAGACAAATGCAGTGAGCACAATTGGTGCCATAACAACAGATGATAAAGgttgttatcgttttgatGTCCAGCCGGTTGGATATAACACATTATTAAATCAGATGAGTATTGCGGCTGCTACTAATGCAACCTTTAAATGTGATATATGTGGTCTGGTGTTTGGTCACATGAGTTTGTTGAATCATCATAAACGAATTCACAACACTACACCGAGTAATTTGCAACAACAGCCACAACAAGTTGTTGTCCAAACACCAACGACAGTGACTGTAGCTACTACACCTGAAAGACCGTATACTTGTGATGTCTGTGGAGCTTGTTTTGCACTGCCTGGAGAATTGAAAAGTCATAAAACAAATATGCACCAAAAACCAAAAGTGCAAATATGTGAAGATTGTGGTAGTGAAGATCCGTGCGAACATCATCCcacaaaaatcaaaaaga CAATTAAACCTGGTCATCATCCAGTAAAACGAAGGGGAGTTACTAGTGTTACCAAATGTCATAAATGTAATGGCACAGGAATAATATTCATCG ctgcttatttgaaaaatcatgGACGAGTTCACACCGGAGAAAAACCATTTAAATGCAGCGTCTGTGGGATGCAATTCTCACAGAGTCCTCATCTGAAAAATCATGAAAGAATTCATTCTGGCGAACGTCCCTATCAATGTGAAGTCTGCGAAAAAACATTTGCTAGACATTCAACGCTCTGGAATCATAGGAGAATTCATACTGGTGAAAAGCCTTACAGATGTAATATTTGTGGTTCCGCCTTCAATCAAGCAACACACCTGAAAAATCACGCGAAAGTTCATACTGGTGAGAAACCACATAG aTGTGATATATGCGAGATAGGATTTTCCGACCGTTTCGCATTAAAACGACATCGTGCAATTCATGAAAAGTATGGACAAACGGCTCGAAACCAGAACACAAATAATCCAAGTAATGCACAACAAACAAATGCAAGTAgtcaacagcagcagcagcagcagcaacctCAGCAAGGGCAACAAGGGCAACAAGTTGTTGTAGTGAATGCCACAACTCCTGTAACTGTCAGTCAGGGTCAAGGTCAAGCAGTCATGCTTGAAGAAGTCTACAAATGTCAAGTGGCCTTCCCAGAACCCAAATGA
- the LOC124431870 gene encoding zinc finger protein OZF-like isoform X1: MFTQTEQTNSFTQTEQSNSSYGDQRQQAAMFDPQQIQQQQAAQGQQSQQQQSQQMYVTDKKEDKSQQQSATAEFPFYYNVNMLQKVQTNAVSTIGAITTDDKGCYRFDVQPVGYNTLLNQMSIAAATNATFKCDICGLVFGHMSLLNHHKRIHNTTPSNLQQQPQQVVVQTPTTVTVATTPERPYTCDVCGACFALPGELKSHKTNMHQKPKVQICEDCGSEDPCEHHPTKIKKTIKPGHHPVKRRGVTSVTKCHKCNGTGIIFIGKHDEKLDSGISSLAKCGGCKATGRIIIGSGKQNSQNQAEKPFHCNVCDGTFSRYSSLWSHKRLHSGDKPFKCEVCGLAFAKAAYLKNHGRVHTGEKPFKCSVCGMQFSQSPHLKNHERIHSGERPYQCEVCEKTFARHSTLWNHRRIHTGEKPYRCNICGSAFNQATHLKNHAKVHTGEKPHRCDICEIGFSDRFALKRHRAIHEKYGQTARNQNTNNPSNAQQTNASSQQQQQQQQPQQGQQGQQVVVVNATTPVTVSQGQGQAVMLEEVYKCQVAFPEPK, translated from the exons ATGTTCACACAAACTGAACAAACCAACAGTTTCACTCAAACGGAGCAAAGTAATTCAAGTTACGGAGATCAAAGACAG cAAGCAGCAATGTTTGACCCACAACAAATTCAACAGCAGCAAGCTGCACAGGGCCAACAATCGCAGCAACAGCAATCTCAACAGATGTATGTTActgataaaaaggaagataaatcACAACAACAATCTGCAACAGCagaatttcctttttattataatgtcaACATGCTTCAAAAAGTTCAGACAAATGCAGTGAGCACAATTGGTGCCATAACAACAGATGATAAAGgttgttatcgttttgatGTCCAGCCGGTTGGATATAACACATTATTAAATCAGATGAGTATTGCGGCTGCTACTAATGCAACCTTTAAATGTGATATATGTGGTCTGGTGTTTGGTCACATGAGTTTGTTGAATCATCATAAACGAATTCACAACACTACACCGAGTAATTTGCAACAACAGCCACAACAAGTTGTTGTCCAAACACCAACGACAGTGACTGTAGCTACTACACCTGAAAGACCGTATACTTGTGATGTCTGTGGAGCTTGTTTTGCACTGCCTGGAGAATTGAAAAGTCATAAAACAAATATGCACCAAAAACCAAAAGTGCAAATATGTGAAGATTGTGGTAGTGAAGATCCGTGCGAACATCATCCcacaaaaatcaaaaaga CAATTAAACCTGGTCATCATCCAGTAAAACGAAGGGGAGTTACTAGTGTTACCAAATGTCATAAATGTAATGGCACAGGAATAATATTCATCG GTAAACACGACGAAAAACTAGATTCTGGAATCAGTTCCCTCGCAAAGTGTGGCGGCTGCAAGGCAACAGGCCGCATCATCATAGGAA GTGGCAAACAAAACAGTCAGAACCAAGCGGAGAAGCCATTTCATTGTAATGTATGTGATGGTACATTCTCCCGGTATTCTTCACTTTGGTCTCATAAGCGGTTGCACTCGGGTGATAAACCATTCAAGTGCGAAGTCTGTGGTTTAGCTTTTGCAAAAG ctgcttatttgaaaaatcatgGACGAGTTCACACCGGAGAAAAACCATTTAAATGCAGCGTCTGTGGGATGCAATTCTCACAGAGTCCTCATCTGAAAAATCATGAAAGAATTCATTCTGGCGAACGTCCCTATCAATGTGAAGTCTGCGAAAAAACATTTGCTAGACATTCAACGCTCTGGAATCATAGGAGAATTCATACTGGTGAAAAGCCTTACAGATGTAATATTTGTGGTTCCGCCTTCAATCAAGCAACACACCTGAAAAATCACGCGAAAGTTCATACTGGTGAGAAACCACATAG aTGTGATATATGCGAGATAGGATTTTCCGACCGTTTCGCATTAAAACGACATCGTGCAATTCATGAAAAGTATGGACAAACGGCTCGAAACCAGAACACAAATAATCCAAGTAATGCACAACAAACAAATGCAAGTAgtcaacagcagcagcagcagcagcaacctCAGCAAGGGCAACAAGGGCAACAAGTTGTTGTAGTGAATGCCACAACTCCTGTAACTGTCAGTCAGGGTCAAGGTCAAGCAGTCATGCTTGAAGAAGTCTACAAATGTCAAGTGGCCTTCCCAGAACCCAAATGA
- the LOC124431870 gene encoding zinc finger protein 2 homolog isoform X2 translates to MFTQTEQTNSFTQTEQSNSSYGDQRQQAAMFDPQQIQQQQAAQGQQSQQQQSQQMYVTDKKEDKSQQQSATAEFPFYYNVNMLQKVQTNAVSTIGAITTDDKGCYRFDVQPVGYNTLLNQMSIAAATNATFKCDICGLVFGHMSLLNHHKRIHNTTPSNLQQQPQQVVVQTPTTVTVATTPERPYTCDVCGACFALPGELKSHKTNMHQKPKVQICEDCGSEDPCEHHPTKIKKTIKPGHHPVKRRGVTSVTKCHKCNGTGIIFIGGKQNSQNQAEKPFHCNVCDGTFSRYSSLWSHKRLHSGDKPFKCEVCGLAFAKAAYLKNHGRVHTGEKPFKCSVCGMQFSQSPHLKNHERIHSGERPYQCEVCEKTFARHSTLWNHRRIHTGEKPYRCNICGSAFNQATHLKNHAKVHTGEKPHRCDICEIGFSDRFALKRHRAIHEKYGQTARNQNTNNPSNAQQTNASSQQQQQQQQPQQGQQGQQVVVVNATTPVTVSQGQGQAVMLEEVYKCQVAFPEPK, encoded by the exons ATGTTCACACAAACTGAACAAACCAACAGTTTCACTCAAACGGAGCAAAGTAATTCAAGTTACGGAGATCAAAGACAG cAAGCAGCAATGTTTGACCCACAACAAATTCAACAGCAGCAAGCTGCACAGGGCCAACAATCGCAGCAACAGCAATCTCAACAGATGTATGTTActgataaaaaggaagataaatcACAACAACAATCTGCAACAGCagaatttcctttttattataatgtcaACATGCTTCAAAAAGTTCAGACAAATGCAGTGAGCACAATTGGTGCCATAACAACAGATGATAAAGgttgttatcgttttgatGTCCAGCCGGTTGGATATAACACATTATTAAATCAGATGAGTATTGCGGCTGCTACTAATGCAACCTTTAAATGTGATATATGTGGTCTGGTGTTTGGTCACATGAGTTTGTTGAATCATCATAAACGAATTCACAACACTACACCGAGTAATTTGCAACAACAGCCACAACAAGTTGTTGTCCAAACACCAACGACAGTGACTGTAGCTACTACACCTGAAAGACCGTATACTTGTGATGTCTGTGGAGCTTGTTTTGCACTGCCTGGAGAATTGAAAAGTCATAAAACAAATATGCACCAAAAACCAAAAGTGCAAATATGTGAAGATTGTGGTAGTGAAGATCCGTGCGAACATCATCCcacaaaaatcaaaaaga CAATTAAACCTGGTCATCATCCAGTAAAACGAAGGGGAGTTACTAGTGTTACCAAATGTCATAAATGTAATGGCACAGGAATAATATTCATCG GTGGCAAACAAAACAGTCAGAACCAAGCGGAGAAGCCATTTCATTGTAATGTATGTGATGGTACATTCTCCCGGTATTCTTCACTTTGGTCTCATAAGCGGTTGCACTCGGGTGATAAACCATTCAAGTGCGAAGTCTGTGGTTTAGCTTTTGCAAAAG ctgcttatttgaaaaatcatgGACGAGTTCACACCGGAGAAAAACCATTTAAATGCAGCGTCTGTGGGATGCAATTCTCACAGAGTCCTCATCTGAAAAATCATGAAAGAATTCATTCTGGCGAACGTCCCTATCAATGTGAAGTCTGCGAAAAAACATTTGCTAGACATTCAACGCTCTGGAATCATAGGAGAATTCATACTGGTGAAAAGCCTTACAGATGTAATATTTGTGGTTCCGCCTTCAATCAAGCAACACACCTGAAAAATCACGCGAAAGTTCATACTGGTGAGAAACCACATAG aTGTGATATATGCGAGATAGGATTTTCCGACCGTTTCGCATTAAAACGACATCGTGCAATTCATGAAAAGTATGGACAAACGGCTCGAAACCAGAACACAAATAATCCAAGTAATGCACAACAAACAAATGCAAGTAgtcaacagcagcagcagcagcagcaacctCAGCAAGGGCAACAAGGGCAACAAGTTGTTGTAGTGAATGCCACAACTCCTGTAACTGTCAGTCAGGGTCAAGGTCAAGCAGTCATGCTTGAAGAAGTCTACAAATGTCAAGTGGCCTTCCCAGAACCCAAATGA
- the LOC124431870 gene encoding zinc finger protein OZF-like isoform X4 produces MFTQTEQTNSFTQTEQSNSSYGDQRQQAAMFDPQQIQQQQAAQGQQSQQQQSQQMYVTDKKEDKSQQQSATAEFPFYYNVNMLQKVQTNAVSTIGAITTDDKGCYRFDVQPVGYNTLLNQMSIAAATNATFKCDICGLVFGHMSLLNHHKRIHNTTPSNLQQQPQQVVVQTPTTVTVATTPERPYTCDVCGACFALPGELKSHKTNMHQKPKVQICEDCGSEDPCEHHPTKIKKTIKPGHHPVKRRGVTSVTKCHKCNGTGIIFIGKHDEKLDSGISSLAKCGGCKATGRIIIGSGKQNSQNQAEKPFHCNVCDGTFSRYSSLWSHKRLHSGDKPFKCEVCGLAFAKAAYLKNHGRVHTGEKPFKCSVCGMQFSQSPHLKNHERIHSGERPYQCEVCEKTFARHSTLWNHRRIHTGEKPYRCNICGSAFNQATHLKNHAKVHTGEKPHSFCFY; encoded by the exons ATGTTCACACAAACTGAACAAACCAACAGTTTCACTCAAACGGAGCAAAGTAATTCAAGTTACGGAGATCAAAGACAG cAAGCAGCAATGTTTGACCCACAACAAATTCAACAGCAGCAAGCTGCACAGGGCCAACAATCGCAGCAACAGCAATCTCAACAGATGTATGTTActgataaaaaggaagataaatcACAACAACAATCTGCAACAGCagaatttcctttttattataatgtcaACATGCTTCAAAAAGTTCAGACAAATGCAGTGAGCACAATTGGTGCCATAACAACAGATGATAAAGgttgttatcgttttgatGTCCAGCCGGTTGGATATAACACATTATTAAATCAGATGAGTATTGCGGCTGCTACTAATGCAACCTTTAAATGTGATATATGTGGTCTGGTGTTTGGTCACATGAGTTTGTTGAATCATCATAAACGAATTCACAACACTACACCGAGTAATTTGCAACAACAGCCACAACAAGTTGTTGTCCAAACACCAACGACAGTGACTGTAGCTACTACACCTGAAAGACCGTATACTTGTGATGTCTGTGGAGCTTGTTTTGCACTGCCTGGAGAATTGAAAAGTCATAAAACAAATATGCACCAAAAACCAAAAGTGCAAATATGTGAAGATTGTGGTAGTGAAGATCCGTGCGAACATCATCCcacaaaaatcaaaaaga CAATTAAACCTGGTCATCATCCAGTAAAACGAAGGGGAGTTACTAGTGTTACCAAATGTCATAAATGTAATGGCACAGGAATAATATTCATCG GTAAACACGACGAAAAACTAGATTCTGGAATCAGTTCCCTCGCAAAGTGTGGCGGCTGCAAGGCAACAGGCCGCATCATCATAGGAA GTGGCAAACAAAACAGTCAGAACCAAGCGGAGAAGCCATTTCATTGTAATGTATGTGATGGTACATTCTCCCGGTATTCTTCACTTTGGTCTCATAAGCGGTTGCACTCGGGTGATAAACCATTCAAGTGCGAAGTCTGTGGTTTAGCTTTTGCAAAAG ctgcttatttgaaaaatcatgGACGAGTTCACACCGGAGAAAAACCATTTAAATGCAGCGTCTGTGGGATGCAATTCTCACAGAGTCCTCATCTGAAAAATCATGAAAGAATTCATTCTGGCGAACGTCCCTATCAATGTGAAGTCTGCGAAAAAACATTTGCTAGACATTCAACGCTCTGGAATCATAGGAGAATTCATACTGGTGAAAAGCCTTACAGATGTAATATTTGTGGTTCCGCCTTCAATCAAGCAACACACCTGAAAAATCACGCGAAAGTTCATACTGGTGAGAAACCACATAG tttttgcttttattag